A stretch of DNA from Roseovarius faecimaris:
CTCACCTCCACCGCCAATTTCCTGCGCCAGAAGGGTTGGAAACCCGGCCAGGGCTATCAGGAAGGCCAGCCCAATTTCCGCGTCATTCAGGAATGGAACGCGGCAGGCGTGTATCAGAAAGCCATCGCCATCATGGGCGCACGCATTGACGGCTAAGCACCACTCTTGACGACCCCATAACGACCACCTATCTGCAAGGCTCCAAGGGGCGTCAGGCCCCCGCCGTTCGCATATGGTGAAGCCCTGACATCTGACGCTTTCCCGTTTCTGACCCTCGGGCCAAGACCGGGCGGCAAGGCGAACACCCGCATTCGGACATCTGGCTCATCGGGAAAGAAACCATGACCCATCAAACTCTTCCGCCGCGCGCGGAGCTCAAGGCACAGGCGCGCCGCCTGCGCGCCGCCATGGCCGATCAGGGCCGCCCCATGACCCATGCCACCGCCCTGGAAACGGTGGCGCATCAATGGGGTCTGCGCGACTGGAACACCCTGTCTGCCCTCGCGCCCGACACGGCCCCGCCCTGGCAGATCGGCCAGCGCGTGACCGGGCGCTACCTGGGGCAGCCCTTCAAGGGGCGCATCAAATCGGTGGCGCAAACCGGCGACAGCCATGCCAGGCTGACACTGGTCTTCGATCAGCCGGTCGATGTTGTGACGTCCGACAAATTCAGCTCGCTGCGCCGTCAGGTGACCGCAACGGTCAATTCTGATGGCCGCACGGTCGAGAAAACATCGGACGGGCAACCGCATCTGGTGCTGCACAGCGCCTGACAAACGGCCCCGCGCCACCTTGGCGCGGGGTCAGTCGATCCCCGGAACGGGCCGCCGGTAGGTGCTGACCATCTTGTAGGCCTTGCGCGGCCCGCTCACCGTCCAGGTGGCAATCCAGTCGGGCCACTGGCCAAAGCGATACCGCACCTCATATGTGTCCGGATCGCACCAATGGGTGTCTTCGGGGTTCTCCGGGTCAATCCGGTGAAAGGCGCGGCCATCCTCGAACAGAACCTCGATCACCCCATCCTCGCCCTCGCGCCACAGATAGGACCGCTGCGCGCTGACCGGGCGCAGCCCTTCGATCTTCATCAGGCCTTTTTCCTCGTAAAGCAGCCCATCGCCATCCGGCAGGAACCGGGCCGAGCCGCGAAACTGCGCATCGGGCTGATCCTCATGCACGATCCGGCGCTCGACCACCCAGGCGCCCTCGAAATCTTCCAATGTTATCGTCATCAGCTTGTCGCCACCTGCCCGTTCGGTATAACCCGCGCCAAGACTTAGCGTTAAATCAAAGGCCCGTCACATGATTCCCCGATATTCCCGCCCCGAAATGGTCGCCCTTTGGGAGCCCGCCACCAAATTCCGCATCTGGTACGAGATCGAGGCCCATGCCTGTGATGCCATGGCCGACCTGGGCGTGATCCCGCGCGAGAATGCCGACGCGGTGTGGAAAGCCAAGGATGTGGAGTTTGACGTGGCCCGGATTGACGAGATCGAGGCGGTCACCAAACACGACGTCATCGCCTTTCTGACCCATCTGGCCGAGCATGTGGGCAGTGAGGAGGCGCGTTTCGTGCATCAGGGCATGACCTCCTCAGACGTGCTCGACACCTGCCTCAACGTGCAGCTCGTGCGCGCCGCCGACATTCTGCTGAAGGATATGGACGACCTGCTCGCCGCCCTCAAACGCCGCGCGTTTGAGCACAAGATGACCCTGCGCGTGGGCCGCAGCCACGGCATCCATGCCGAACCCACCACGATGGGCCTGACTTTCGCCCGCTTCTACGCCGAGATGGACCGCAACAAAAACCGCCTGGAAAAGGCCCGCTGGGAAATCGCCACCGGCGCAATTTCCGGCGCTGTCGGCACCTTTGCCAATATCGACCCGGCCGTCGAAGAGCATGTCTGCGAAAAGCTGGGCCTGCGCCCCGAGCCGATCAGCACGCAAGTGATCCCCCGCGACCGGCACGCGATGTTCTTTGCCACGCTGGGCGTCATCGCCTCGTCGATCGAAAACGTCGCGATCGAGATCCGCCACATGCAGCGCACCGAGGTGCTGGAAGGGGCGGAATTCTTCTCGATGGGGCAAAAAGGCTCCTCCGCGATGCCGCACAAGAAAAACCCCGTGCTGACCGAAAACCTCACCGGTCTTGCGCGCCTTGTGCGCATGGCGGTGATCCCGGCGATGGAAAACGTGGCCCTCTGGCACGAGCGCGACATCTCGCACAGCTCGGTTGAGCGGATGATCGGGCCGGATGCCACCGTAACGCTTGATTTCGCGCTCGCGCGGCTGACAGGTGTGATCGACAAGATGTTGATCTTCCCCGAAAACA
This window harbors:
- a CDS encoding glyoxalase superfamily protein, with product MTHQTLPPRAELKAQARRLRAAMADQGRPMTHATALETVAHQWGLRDWNTLSALAPDTAPPWQIGQRVTGRYLGQPFKGRIKSVAQTGDSHARLTLVFDQPVDVVTSDKFSSLRRQVTATVNSDGRTVEKTSDGQPHLVLHSA
- a CDS encoding DUF6314 family protein, which produces MTITLEDFEGAWVVERRIVHEDQPDAQFRGSARFLPDGDGLLYEEKGLMKIEGLRPVSAQRSYLWREGEDGVIEVLFEDGRAFHRIDPENPEDTHWCDPDTYEVRYRFGQWPDWIATWTVSGPRKAYKMVSTYRRPVPGID
- the purB gene encoding adenylosuccinate lyase, which codes for MIPRYSRPEMVALWEPATKFRIWYEIEAHACDAMADLGVIPRENADAVWKAKDVEFDVARIDEIEAVTKHDVIAFLTHLAEHVGSEEARFVHQGMTSSDVLDTCLNVQLVRAADILLKDMDDLLAALKRRAFEHKMTLRVGRSHGIHAEPTTMGLTFARFYAEMDRNKNRLEKARWEIATGAISGAVGTFANIDPAVEEHVCEKLGLRPEPISTQVIPRDRHAMFFATLGVIASSIENVAIEIRHMQRTEVLEGAEFFSMGQKGSSAMPHKKNPVLTENLTGLARLVRMAVIPAMENVALWHERDISHSSVERMIGPDATVTLDFALARLTGVIDKMLIFPENMLDNMNKFPGLVMSQRVLLALTQAGVSREDAYTMVQRNALKVWEHRTDFREELLADADVVAALGVEQIEEKFDMGYHTKHVDTIFKRVFGED